From a single Intestinibaculum porci genomic region:
- a CDS encoding DMT family transporter: protein MIYGVIAGVTWAIETIVLGIALSMTPFVSTKEAIFLAPFVSTFLHDACSAIWATLFNIFRGNIKNVFNALKTKSGRFVALAAIIGGPVGMTGYVLAVKYMGASIGAVASAIFPAIGAILAYFFLKEEMQWYRWILLIITLLGVYGLSYSPDLNITNFWLGILGTLMCSFGWGIEAVVLAKCMQDDAVKDEYALQIRQTTSALFYGIVILPIMHGWHFTTTLFTAKGGMLLPTIAIAAFFATTSYLCYYRAISKIGASKAMALDVSYAAWAVVFSVIFMHDYSLLKPLTITCTLIVIICGILAAADFKELFSKAS, encoded by the coding sequence ATGATTTACGGTGTAATTGCCGGTGTCACCTGGGCTATAGAAACAATTGTATTAGGTATTGCCCTTTCAATGACACCATTTGTATCCACTAAAGAAGCCATCTTTTTAGCTCCTTTTGTCAGCACATTCTTACATGATGCCTGCTCAGCGATCTGGGCTACCTTATTCAATATTTTCCGTGGCAACATCAAAAATGTTTTTAATGCTTTAAAAACAAAAAGCGGCCGCTTCGTCGCTTTAGCTGCCATCATTGGTGGTCCGGTTGGTATGACTGGTTACGTCTTAGCCGTGAAATACATGGGGGCTTCCATCGGCGCTGTTGCTAGTGCGATCTTCCCAGCCATCGGCGCGATCTTAGCTTATTTCTTCCTCAAGGAAGAAATGCAGTGGTATCGCTGGATTTTGTTAATCATCACCTTATTAGGTGTTTATGGTCTAAGTTATTCCCCTGACCTTAATATCACAAACTTCTGGCTTGGCATCTTAGGGACCCTGATGTGTTCCTTTGGCTGGGGGATTGAAGCTGTTGTGCTCGCCAAATGTATGCAGGATGATGCTGTCAAAGATGAATACGCCCTGCAGATCAGACAGACAACCTCAGCATTATTCTATGGTATTGTTATTTTACCTATTATGCACGGCTGGCATTTTACGACTACATTATTTACCGCGAAAGGCGGGATGCTGCTGCCAACAATCGCGATCGCAGCTTTCTTTGCGACAACATCTTATCTTTGTTACTATCGTGCCATTTCCAAGATCGGTGCTTCTAAAGCCATGGCTTTAGACGTTTCCTATGCAGCCTGGGCTGTCGTTTTCTCAGTCATCTTTATGCATGACTACTCACTGCTTAAACCATTAACCATTACTTGCACATTAATCGTTATTATTTGTGGTATTTTGGCAGCCGCAGACTTTAAAGAACTGTTTAGCAAAGCATCATAG